A stretch of the Streptococcus himalayensis genome encodes the following:
- a CDS encoding LytR/AlgR family response regulator transcription factor, with translation MNFMMIKTKQHAMKVRIADVYYIKSHPEKPHYIEIVTKKKTYAILEKLQNIESLYSEYFVRCHRNCLVNISKVTEINLQDKTILIGNEGERQVRFSRRRYQHLVEQWLNKGDF, from the coding sequence ATGAATTTTATGATGATTAAAACAAAGCAACATGCGATGAAGGTGAGGATAGCTGATGTTTATTATATAAAGTCACATCCAGAAAAACCACACTATATTGAAATTGTGACTAAAAAAAAGACCTATGCTATTTTAGAGAAACTTCAAAATATAGAAAGCCTATATTCAGAATATTTTGTTAGATGTCATAGAAATTGTTTAGTGAATATTTCAAAAGTGACTGAGATTAATCTCCAAGATAAGACGATTCTTATTGGAAATGAGGGAGAGCGTCAAGTTCGGTTTTCTAGACGTCGTTATCAACATTTGGTAGAACAATGGCTCAATAAAGGAGATTTTTAG
- a CDS encoding response regulator transcription factor: MDIFVLEDDFRQQTRLEQVIETLLEKHQIEPTYFDIFGKPDQLIHSIHQRGSHQVFFLDIEIKSEELKGLQVAKQIRAIDPYAIIVFVTTHSEFMPLSFRYQVSALDYIDKELSASEFESRIEAALLYAKSKEGKTIADDSFYFKSKYAQVQYPFEDVYYIETSPRPHRVILYTKTDRMEFTASLSDILKQEKRLVQCHRSFAINPKNVVKVDRQAKLLYFPNGASCLIARQKMEGILSSIEHLH; encoded by the coding sequence ATGGATATATTTGTATTGGAAGATGATTTTAGGCAACAAACCCGACTTGAGCAAGTGATTGAAACATTACTAGAGAAACATCAGATTGAGCCAACGTATTTTGATATTTTTGGAAAGCCTGATCAGTTGATTCATTCCATTCACCAGAGAGGTTCGCATCAGGTATTTTTTTTGGATATTGAGATAAAGTCAGAAGAACTCAAAGGTCTTCAAGTTGCTAAACAGATTCGAGCAATTGATCCCTATGCAATTATTGTGTTTGTAACAACTCACTCTGAGTTTATGCCGTTATCATTTCGTTATCAAGTATCGGCATTGGATTATATCGATAAAGAATTATCTGCTAGTGAATTTGAATCTCGCATTGAAGCAGCTCTACTCTATGCAAAAAGTAAGGAGGGTAAAACAATAGCTGATGATTCCTTTTATTTCAAATCGAAATATGCTCAGGTTCAATATCCTTTTGAAGACGTCTATTATATAGAGACTTCTCCACGTCCTCATCGAGTTATTCTCTATACCAAGACTGACCGAATGGAATTTACCGCGAGCTTATCAGATATTCTAAAACAGGAGAAGAGGTTAGTGCAATGTCATCGTTCATTTGCTATCAATCCTAAGAATGTTGTCAAAGTGGACAGGCAGGCTAAACTTCTCTATTTTCCTAATGGAGCAAGTTGTTTGATTGCACGACAAAAGATGGAGGGAATCTTGTCATCGATTGAGCATCTACACTAA
- a CDS encoding sensor histidine kinase translates to MKIIPYLIEAILSNGLVIVLFFAINRIRFSSRSIFIALALRVLIAVILATVKQVMPNNLLDYLDLPLYYLLLSFVFLKPLPKTLLIFYGLFPLTLWNLFHRVNSYFILSLLEQGKISPLNDSLYYFSAFLSLVFVFLFLKWSQYDFRKLQTSLIDLKDQRVLYRTNWAMVIYYVLMQFLTYLEYDEGIMTIDYRRLILVAYLVLFMGLIKQLDRHVREKLQKKLQLQQALQLSNMENYSHHVEELYREVRGFRHDYANLLTTLRLSIEDDNISQIKEIYETVLKDSHKRLRNQKYDIGRLMNIPNSALKSLLAAKFMQASENNISVILEVPEVFEPRGMELVDFITITSILLDNAIDAAIGTTVPKINIALLQVDDKQMLIIENSIKEEVIDTSEIYSFGTSSKGSNRGVGLYNVMKILEHYPLTSLNTTSQDYTFCQILEIGLE, encoded by the coding sequence ATGAAGATTATTCCGTACCTTATCGAAGCTATTCTATCTAATGGTTTAGTCATCGTCTTATTTTTCGCTATCAATCGTATCCGATTTTCTTCACGATCTATTTTCATAGCACTGGCTCTTCGCGTCTTAATAGCAGTTATCTTAGCAACTGTGAAGCAGGTGATGCCAAATAATTTGTTGGATTATTTAGACCTACCACTATATTATTTATTACTATCTTTTGTGTTTTTGAAGCCACTGCCTAAAACATTGCTTATCTTCTACGGTCTTTTTCCGCTTACTTTGTGGAATCTCTTTCATCGTGTTAATTCTTACTTTATTTTATCTTTGTTGGAGCAAGGAAAGATTTCACCATTAAATGATAGTCTTTATTATTTTAGTGCTTTTCTAAGTCTAGTGTTTGTCTTTCTTTTTCTAAAATGGTCACAGTATGATTTTAGAAAATTACAAACCAGTCTGATTGACTTGAAAGATCAGCGAGTGCTCTACCGCACAAATTGGGCTATGGTTATTTATTATGTCTTGATGCAATTTTTAACCTATTTAGAGTATGATGAAGGAATAATGACTATTGATTATCGTAGGTTGATTTTAGTAGCTTATCTGGTGCTTTTTATGGGCCTTATCAAGCAATTAGATAGGCATGTAAGAGAAAAATTGCAAAAGAAATTGCAACTCCAACAAGCGTTACAGCTGAGTAATATGGAAAATTACAGTCATCATGTCGAAGAGCTTTATCGAGAGGTGAGAGGATTTCGACACGATTATGCAAATCTGTTGACGACCTTGCGGTTAAGTATTGAGGATGATAATATTTCTCAAATCAAGGAAATTTATGAAACTGTATTAAAGGACTCTCATAAAAGATTGCGGAATCAGAAATATGATATTGGTCGCTTGATGAATATTCCAAACTCAGCCTTAAAAAGTCTGTTAGCGGCAAAGTTTATGCAGGCTAGTGAGAATAACATATCAGTCATTCTAGAAGTCCCTGAAGTTTTTGAGCCAAGAGGCATGGAGTTGGTTGATTTTATCACCATTACTTCGATATTGTTAGATAATGCTATTGATGCAGCAATAGGCACTACTGTGCCTAAGATTAATATTGCCTTATTGCAGGTCGATGATAAACAGATGTTGATTATTGAAAATTCCATTAAAGAAGAAGTGATTGATACCTCAGAAATCTATTCTTTTGGAACCAGTTCAAAAGGTAGTAATAGAGGAGTTGGACTATATAATGTGATGAAAATACTCGAACATTATCCCCTCACCTCCCTTAATACGACCAGTCAGGATTACACTTTCTGCCAAATTTTAGAAATCGGTCTTGAGTAA
- a CDS encoding ComC/BlpC family leader-containing pheromone/bacteriocin, translated as MDKKQTLTQFPELTCSELHHISGGNWWTDVLNGFRQISEIKLTGDINKHQLG; from the coding sequence ATGGACAAGAAACAAACACTAACACAATTTCCTGAACTAACCTGTTCTGAACTTCATCACATCTCTGGCGGTAATTGGTGGACGGATGTTTTAAATGGATTTAGACAAATATCCGAAATAAAATTAACTGGAGATATTAACAAACATCAGCTAGGATAA
- a CDS encoding bacteriocin secretion accessory protein: protein MNPNLFKSAEFYQRRYHNFATLLIIPLILLASFLVIFSLFAKKEVTVTSRGEITPTKIIASIQSTSNNTILTNNLANNQLVKKDEVIIKYSETMESSQKQAIETQLALLQRQKTGLETLKSSLEQGTNLFSGDDEFGYVNTFHNFITQSQDIELGISKVNTEVNNQAAIASNTVAAIDNQINAIHQQISEYEELRQAITNQTPSLSVGNPHQATLNTYLSQAQNPATVDQYISQINQSISSLENSIASLNIQRAGTGSISTYDTSLGTKIEVLRTQFLQTASQQLTTVENQITDLKSQLEQATVRLDSNTIKAPETGIIHFNSEFEGKNLIPNGSEIAQIYPNISETREVLISYYVPSEYVSLLEKNQIVRLSLEKIGNQTITITGNIQSIDKTATKTEQGNLFEITALAKLPDKDSILIQYGLQGRVTSVIDKKTYFDYYKDKILHHSQ, encoded by the coding sequence ATGAATCCAAATCTGTTTAAAAGCGCTGAATTTTATCAACGACGTTACCACAACTTTGCGACACTCCTGATTATTCCTTTAATCTTGTTAGCTAGCTTTCTAGTAATTTTTTCGCTATTTGCCAAGAAGGAAGTCACTGTCACCTCACGAGGAGAAATTACTCCGACAAAGATTATCGCTTCCATTCAATCAACCAGCAATAACACCATTCTTACCAATAATCTAGCAAATAATCAGCTAGTCAAAAAAGATGAGGTCATCATCAAATACTCTGAAACCATGGAAAGCTCTCAAAAGCAGGCTATAGAGACGCAATTAGCCCTCCTTCAGCGACAAAAAACTGGACTTGAAACGCTCAAATCCAGTTTAGAGCAGGGTACAAATCTTTTTTCAGGAGATGATGAATTTGGCTATGTCAATACGTTTCATAACTTTATCACACAATCGCAAGATATCGAACTTGGTATCTCGAAAGTCAATACGGAAGTGAACAATCAAGCTGCTATCGCTAGTAATACTGTCGCAGCAATCGACAATCAGATCAACGCAATCCATCAGCAAATCTCCGAATACGAGGAGCTTCGCCAAGCAATTACCAATCAAACTCCTAGCTTATCAGTAGGCAATCCTCACCAAGCTACTCTGAATACTTACTTGTCTCAAGCCCAAAATCCAGCTACAGTAGATCAGTACATCTCACAAATCAATCAAAGTATTTCTAGTCTTGAAAATTCCATTGCTAGTCTCAATATTCAACGTGCAGGTACTGGAAGTATCTCTACTTATGATACTAGTTTGGGAACAAAAATCGAAGTTCTCCGAACTCAGTTCCTACAAACAGCTTCTCAGCAGCTCACAACTGTCGAAAATCAAATCACCGATCTAAAATCTCAGCTTGAACAAGCAACTGTTCGATTGGATAGCAATACCATCAAAGCTCCAGAAACAGGAATTATCCATTTCAATAGTGAATTTGAAGGCAAAAACCTTATTCCAAACGGCAGTGAAATCGCTCAAATTTATCCAAATATTAGTGAAACAAGAGAAGTTCTCATTAGCTACTATGTTCCTTCAGAATATGTCTCATTACTTGAAAAAAATCAGATTGTTCGTCTCAGCCTTGAGAAAATCGGGAATCAAACAATCACTATTACTGGAAATATCCAATCCATTGATAAGACTGCTACCAAAACAGAACAAGGAAATCTCTTTGAGATTACAGCATTAGCGAAACTTCCTGATAAGGATAGTATACTTATCCAATACGGCTTGCAAGGGCGTGTGACCAGCGTTATTGACAAAAAAACTTACTTTGATTACTATAAGGATAAAATCTTACATCATTCTCAATAA
- a CDS encoding peptide cleavage/export ABC transporter — protein MTSYKRTFVPQIDARDCGVAALASIARFYGSNYSLAHLRELAKTNKEGTTALGIVKAANEMGFETRAIQADMTLFDMEDVPYPFIVHVNKEGRLQHYYVVYQAKKDHLIIGDPDPTVKITKMTKERFATEWTGVAIFLAPEASYKPHKDKKNGLLSFLPLIFKQSSLIFYIVLASLLVTLINISGSYYIQGILDEYIPNQMKSTLGIISIGLIVTYILQQMMSFSRDYLLTVLSQRLSIDVILSYIRHIFELPMSFFATRRTGEVISRFTDANSIIDALASTILSLFLDVSILIIVGSVLLVQNTNLFLLSLISVPIYIAIIFIFMKPFEKMNHDVMQSNSMVSSAIIEDINGIETIKSLTSEESRYQKIDSEFVDYLDKSFRLSKYSILQGTLKQGAQLILNTGILWFGARLAMDNSISIGQLITFNTLLSYFTHPLENIINLQTKLQSAKVANNRLNEVYLVESEFSDSQTLTDSQFLSGDIQFEDLSYKYGFGRDTLSDINLTIKKGDKVSLVGISGSGKTTLAKMIVNFFEPYKGRITINNNDLKMVDKKVLRKHISYLPQQAYIFSGSVLENLTLGANQMIRQEDILRACEIAEIRHDIEQMPMGYQTELSDGAGLSGGQKQRIALARALLTKASVLILDEATSGLDVLTEKKVIDNLMTMTDKTIIFVAHRLSISERTNQVIVLDQGKIIETGSHQELMAKQGFYHHLFSK, from the coding sequence ATGACATCCTATAAACGAACATTTGTCCCACAGATTGATGCTAGGGACTGTGGTGTCGCTGCTTTAGCTTCTATCGCAAGATTCTACGGTTCGAACTATTCTCTAGCCCACTTGAGAGAGCTAGCAAAAACGAATAAGGAAGGGACGACTGCTCTTGGGATTGTAAAAGCCGCTAATGAGATGGGATTTGAAACAAGGGCTATTCAAGCAGATATGACTCTGTTTGATATGGAAGATGTACCTTATCCCTTTATCGTCCATGTCAATAAGGAGGGTAGACTCCAACACTACTATGTCGTCTATCAAGCAAAAAAAGACCATCTGATCATCGGTGACCCTGATCCGACAGTTAAGATCACGAAGATGACTAAAGAACGCTTTGCTACCGAATGGACAGGGGTTGCCATTTTTCTAGCCCCTGAAGCAAGCTATAAGCCGCATAAAGATAAAAAGAACGGACTATTGAGTTTTCTTCCTTTAATTTTTAAACAGAGCTCTCTTATCTTCTATATTGTACTAGCAAGTCTCCTAGTCACTCTCATCAATATTAGCGGTTCTTACTATATTCAAGGAATTTTAGATGAATATATTCCTAATCAGATGAAGTCCACTTTAGGAATTATCTCTATTGGCTTGATTGTCACCTATATTCTCCAGCAGATGATGAGTTTCTCTCGAGATTATCTTCTCACTGTATTGAGTCAGAGACTAAGTATTGATGTCATTCTATCTTATATCCGACACATCTTTGAATTACCCATGTCCTTTTTTGCCACACGGCGGACAGGGGAAGTGATCTCCCGCTTTACAGATGCCAACTCCATCATTGACGCTTTAGCATCCACCATCCTATCCCTCTTTCTGGATGTCTCTATCCTCATCATCGTTGGCAGTGTCCTGCTGGTACAAAATACCAATCTTTTTTTACTATCACTGATTTCCGTCCCTATCTACATTGCCATTATTTTCATCTTTATGAAACCATTTGAAAAGATGAATCACGACGTTATGCAAAGCAATTCCATGGTCAGCTCAGCTATTATTGAAGATATTAACGGTATCGAAACCATCAAGTCATTAACTAGCGAAGAAAGTCGCTACCAGAAAATTGACAGCGAGTTCGTTGACTATCTAGATAAGTCCTTTAGATTAAGTAAGTACTCTATCCTACAAGGAACTCTAAAACAAGGAGCTCAATTAATCCTTAATACGGGTATTCTCTGGTTTGGAGCTAGATTAGCAATGGATAACTCTATTTCTATTGGTCAACTAATTACCTTCAATACACTGCTCAGCTATTTTACCCATCCTCTGGAAAATATCATCAACCTTCAAACAAAACTACAATCTGCAAAAGTAGCTAATAATCGTCTCAACGAAGTTTATTTGGTTGAATCAGAATTTAGCGATAGTCAGACACTAACAGATAGCCAATTTCTTTCTGGTGATATTCAGTTTGAAGACCTTTCCTACAAATATGGTTTTGGTCGTGACACCTTATCAGACATCAATCTGACAATCAAAAAAGGCGACAAGGTGAGTCTCGTAGGGATTAGTGGTTCAGGAAAGACGACTTTAGCTAAAATGATTGTCAACTTCTTTGAACCCTACAAAGGACGCATCACCATTAACAATAACGACCTCAAAATGGTGGATAAAAAAGTATTGCGAAAACATATCAGCTACCTCCCTCAACAAGCCTATATCTTTAGCGGTTCTGTTTTAGAGAATTTGACCTTGGGTGCTAATCAGATGATTCGTCAAGAAGATATTTTAAGGGCTTGTGAAATTGCAGAGATCCGCCATGACATCGAACAGATGCCTATGGGCTATCAAACAGAACTCTCTGACGGAGCAGGTCTGTCCGGTGGTCAAAAACAACGGATTGCCCTAGCCAGGGCTCTTCTCACCAAAGCTTCTGTTCTCATACTCGATGAAGCGACAAGCGGTCTTGATGTCCTGACAGAAAAAAAGGTGATTGATAACCTGATGACGATGACTGATAAAACCATTATTTTTGTAGCTCATCGACTTAGCATTTCTGAGCGAACCAATCAGGTCATTGTCCTTGACCAAGGAAAAATTATTGAGACTGGCTCTCATCAGGAACTAATGGCTAAGCAAGGCTTCTACCATCATTTATTTAGTAAGTAA
- a CDS encoding ComC/BlpC family leader-containing pheromone/bacteriocin, which translates to MNKKNIAQFELIDDDTLRTVEGGLVWWAVPAAGVVYGIVAGYTDEKCIMDNGKHWYCTKLP; encoded by the coding sequence ATGAATAAAAAAAATATTGCTCAGTTTGAATTAATTGATGATGATACACTTCGTACTGTAGAAGGAGGCTTGGTATGGTGGGCTGTCCCTGCAGCAGGTGTTGTTTATGGTATTGTAGCTGGCTATACTGATGAAAAATGTATTATGGATAATGGAAAGCATTGGTATTGTACTAAATTACCTTAA
- a CDS encoding CPBP family intramembrane glutamic endopeptidase → MLERGKYFTLGVILPMIFGLIRFLINQGNYHANEMLFIIFCIIFLFLCIKYMQEDKVVTFSRLEKKQLFQILIFVILDIVFLYIYTSIFKVSSGASSAFVDKRNDGYSFSFILSVAIFSPIEEELCLRGCVQKGTFQNSWLGIVFTSGLFSYLHSPFDAVSFLYYAISGLIYGVSYKLSDNLLVPILCHISYNSFIVFLSLI, encoded by the coding sequence ATGCTAGAGAGAGGAAAATATTTCACGTTAGGAGTGATTTTACCTATGATATTTGGATTGATAAGATTTCTTATCAATCAAGGGAACTATCATGCTAATGAAATGTTGTTTATTATTTTTTGTATTATTTTCTTATTCCTCTGTATAAAATATATGCAGGAGGATAAAGTAGTTACTTTTAGTAGGTTAGAAAAAAAACAGTTATTTCAGATTTTGATATTTGTTATTTTGGATATAGTATTTCTTTATATATACACAAGTATCTTTAAAGTATCATCGGGTGCTTCGAGTGCTTTCGTCGATAAAAGAAACGATGGGTATAGTTTTTCTTTTATACTATCTGTTGCTATTTTTTCTCCTATTGAGGAAGAATTATGTCTAAGAGGATGTGTTCAAAAAGGAACTTTTCAAAATTCTTGGTTAGGCATAGTATTTACCTCTGGCTTATTCTCCTATTTACATAGTCCTTTTGATGCGGTATCATTTTTATATTATGCAATATCGGGATTAATTTATGGAGTTTCTTACAAACTAAGCGATAATCTACTAGTTCCTATTTTATGCCATATAAGCTATAACAGCTTTATTGTTTTTTTGTCTCTCATATAA